The Belonocnema kinseyi isolate 2016_QV_RU_SX_M_011 chromosome 1, B_treatae_v1, whole genome shotgun sequence genomic interval actttggcGAGCTTTCCTTATTTGTCCAAAAACattatcaagatttttttttcatcaattaagatgtagtttctcaaaaaaaagcctctcaaatttttatgaagctttttatgtaatacttttttttgtatatttcaatttaatttggtGACACAcatcagtattatttttaaaaatttaccaggGTGGGcactatttataaaatttccgtcTCCTGgctttctcccggttctcccggtaAATATGAGTGATTTCTcccgatttctaaaaaaataaaatctctttgCGAAACacagttttttcacatatataaTCAATTGCAGAAATCGATAAGCATCAACGAATCCTTTTGCAAAAAATCAATTAACTTTGAATCATAAAAGTAGGATAAGGACATTTTTGTGCCTGATACAAAAATGCAAAGATGCCTTTTATTACGCATTAGAAGTAATTTCACGCGCGCAAATCGTGCGTTCACGTAtgtggatttttatttcctaacatgaaaaatatgcaaatttaaaaataaattttaaaaccaactttttaaaattttattttaaaaaaatttaacaataattaataatttcgaattgaaggtttctgaaatgaaaataaaatattgcacgATGTTGgacaatttaataagaaaaaggaataaaattgtataatttgtaGATGGAAGAcctgcaaattaaacaattttattttaaattgaagaatcacgaaattgaatgaattcagattgaaaatttagaaaatggggcaattttaaatgggaaacattaaacatgaaaaaaattcgaCTTCCGAAAGTTGAAACTGAAACGAAtgtgaactttattttaaactgaaaaaatgtatggtCATCAAAAATTGTGAtactaaaagatttttatgatcaaacccttaaaaattttaattatttaatgtaaatttaaatcacttgaaaaggaataatttttaaagtgctaattaatcttttctaagctgaaccaattcaatttttattacaaaattaaaacctattaaAAGCTAAAATGTGTAATTTAGCGGGCACAttgaaaaaaagcattaattATGAAATATGACAAATCTCCCGGtgtaatttttttctcccgaATTTCTCCCGGTGAAAGTTTATCCCGattttctcccggttctcccgattttatttcttttgtgtTTTAgtcaaatttgtttgtaattacattcaagaaacaatatttatttagtttCTCTGAAAAAAGGCACACAGTGATAGCCGAAACGTCAGAAtattaataaacgaactttccagtaatttcgtttttattcttttaatttaataaaggcCGTAAGACCTAGAAAAAATTCttactcataaattaaatttctattatctTTAGAACCGGAAGCATAAATGCATTCTTTTTTTTCAGCGGTGAGCGCCTATTACCCAACATGCCGGAGCCAGTCCATCATCAAGTGAATGCAGCTCGCAAAACATTCCAAACTCTGCATCAAATTGCGAAATTACTTAATACAAATTTGGATCCTGCGACTCTGAGTATCTGCGTGAGATTATGCGAAAATGGAGTTAATCCCCAGGCCCTGGCCACTGTCGTCAAAGAATTACAGAAGGAAATTAAGGCTTTGGATTCCACCCCAGATGATACGGGCGTCAGCAAAACTCCCtcgtttaaatgaatttatatatGTCTCTAATTTAAGTAGTAAaataaattcctttcttttttagaaaattgttactttttttagGGGCccagaatttatttttcgaatgggaatttttaaacatttttggaagcAAAAAACTGTCCAAGTTTAATTTtgacagtttgaaaaaaaaataagttgatttttcatatttttcaattatgatatcattcagtgtACAattcgtaattcgaaaatctttcacttagaaattttccattttggattaaaatttttaagcgtacatttttcttttgaagaattttttaatgcagttttaaagactctAAAATTACAAATTAGTAGCGTTTGTAATCGAcagttttggataaaaaatcttttttgttgataaatgtgaacataaattataatgatttatctAATTGAACTATTCGTTAaggattataatttatataataataataataataataataataataataaattttaggagacgattcggaatcagttgaaaattaaagaatttcgaaattttaacgttaaaaattaaactgttttttataaactattttcaattttaaaataacttcgaaataatataatcataattaagggcttttattaaattaaaaatatttttttagtcttatatttgaaaatttttaattaagaaaaataacaattacttaatatttataaacatctaaccattcatttaaaaacagtaattataattaaatgttaaaaactaaactttgagcgttacatttttaattattttaaataaaaataaattaagaaatagtttaagaattatgaaaggcttcaaaaagaataaaaaatgttttctttctatTCCAAGGAAAactgaaaatgactttttattttggaaaattaattttaagcgaatatttaaaaaaataaagcataATTCCAAAATTGTCACAAATGAATGCTTAAAATTGCTTTGaataatttgcagctcagtttttattaggataataaaaaaattttagccttaggttttgaagttttttatttcattgactgttattttgttattgttttgcATAGTTCAAAAAATCAGTGAAAAtcagtgaaaaaatacatttcatgttaaaactctttttgtagaaaaaaaaaattattttagtacgTTATGTAAACTTTAATGCACAATAAGCTTCAATTAACTTCTTATAAcataaaaatgaacttaaaataaactttatatcaatttatatatcaaatattcataacctaaaagttattttagaattcgtatttcacttctgatcgtctataattcatattttttgtatatttaaatcaatatttttgcatgTATTGATTAAAGTTCATTAGagcttataatattttgaaacttacatgaaatagtaaaacaatttttttcttaacaaaaagagTTTTAACCGGAAACgtgttttttaaatgtatacgagaaaaaaaatccatataaaacactttgtttcccataaataattatttgttgtatttactaattgttttaaacaatgaaaaaaatagaaaaattgtttctaagcacacattaaaattaatcttaaaaattccaacTATCAGGCCTCAGGCtcacttcagagataaaaaacggtgtaaatagtgtcacaaattaaagaaaaatagtgtcaaaatattataatatttttcaaatattatagttTGTAGTTCGAAATCGAAAAgtgttgaatgaaaaattaaatcgaattttaagctatttttccaatttttacaaattataaaaattcctttttatcatGGGCTCCACGATTTTACCATAaaacagttgaagattcatccctttctgtagaagtcatatttttcgttaaaaatgcaactatctggttCAGagttaatctgtttcggttgaaaatcaaatatttttattgaaaatttaactgttttgtagaaaattcgtttgaaaattcaaaaatttaattaattttttgatctttttaGACTAATaagattttggtttgaaaattcatctcattctACATAAATgtgacctttttttattaaaaatacaagtgtctggttaaaagttaatttgttttggttaaaaatgaatatttttatgaaaattcatattttcgggttgaaaactcaactgttttgtagaaaattcgtcttttttggtaaaaaattaatcttttgggttgaaaatgtaacttttttgttaaaattcaaatgttttgaacaaagcacgcttttttttgtaaaaatacaaatatatatatatttaaaaattaatctgttttggttaaaaaataatttattgtcggaaatttggatgttttgtggtaaatttgtatttcaggttcaaaaattcaataatttggtagaaaaatgaactatttagttaaaaataaatccattttaattaaggattcaagtattttgttaaaaattcgtttttgttggtaaaattaaactgttttttattttccattaatttttttttaaatatcaactattacaagttttctcgaagattcatctgttttgctTTTTGAAACTCAACTCCTTGGGGAAATTTAagatacttttttgaaagtttaatctATTATTGAAATAAGGTTTTTTgtatggtaaaaattaattttagcagaaatttaactaaatggttaaaaattcaaatgattggctaaaaattaattttttatttaaaaattcatattttcgggttgaaaatttaactgctttgtagaaaattcgttttttttgccttgaaaattacaacaatttgattaatttttttgttatttttagactaatacatttttgctttgaaaatccatctcttttcggaatttcaaaaatatgttttggttgaaaattaatatttgaatgaaaattcatacacaaagcaggtttttttttttgtaaaaatacaaatatatatttaaaaatgaatctattttggttaataattaattttttctctcgaaaattttcatgttttgtagaaaatttgtattttagattcaaaaattcaataatttggtagaaaaatttaagtatttattcgaaaatgaatctattttgattgaagattaaagtattttgttggtaaaattaaactgttttttatttttcattaatttttttctaaatatcaactattacaagtTTTCtcgaagatttatcttttttgttttttgaaactcAACTCCTTGGGGGaaacttaaaatacttttttgaaagtttaatctATTATTGAAATAAGGATTTTTGTgtggcaaaaattaattttagccgaaatttaactaaatggttaaaaattctaatgattggctaaaaattatttttttatttaaaaattcatattttcgggttgaaaatttaactgctttgtagaaaattcgtttttttttgccttgaaaattacaacaatttgattaattttttgttctttttagactaaaaaatgtTGTTCTGAAATTCCATctcttttcagaaattttacatttttttattaaaaatgcaactgcctgaataaaaattaatctgtttcggttgaatttaaatcttttttgttgaaatatcaactattaatttgtttttattgcaggttcaaactatttagttgaaaatttatgtaatttgttgaaaattctttttttttttgtaaaaaaattaatcttttgggttgaaaatgtaactgttttgcaCAAAGCacgttttttgtgtgtaaaaatacaaatacatatttaaaaataattctcttttgtttaaaaattaattttttgtcgaaaattttgatgtttttttttagaaaatttgtattttaggttcaaaaactcaataatttggtaaaaaaatgaactatttagttgaaaatgaatcttttttaattgaggattcaagtattttcttaaaaatacgtttttgttggtaaaatcgaacagttttttgaaatttaactcctttggggaaatttaaactacttttttaaaagtttattttaaaattaaaattagtttttttcaagcaaaaattaattttattccaaaattaactaaatggttaaaagttcaaatttttggcttaaaattaattttttaattaaaagtttatatttttgggttaaaaattcacctcttttgtagaaaattcgtctttttggcttgaaaattacaacaatttgggagaaaatttaactacttcgtatgaaattaaactgttttgtttttttaaactgatatttttttagttttaaaatgttaagaagctaaaaattaaccaaataaaatttggactaacgtCACTTGCACTGttcaaactatttaattgaaaatgcctttaatttgttaacaaattcgtctgttttggtagaaaattaatcttttgggttgaaaatataactatttggttgaaaattcaactgtttttttagaaaaaaagtgattgtagaaaataacaatttttttttttaattctcaccgttgttattttcttaatttcctcTGTAACTTTAGGCCAAAATTGGCCCAAAGCTACTTGGGCCTCCGAACTCCCAGGCGAAGCGATTTGAAGGTCCCCATTCGAGTCGCCTTCCACTTCGCTATCCTGattactgaaaatgaaaatgtttaaattatatttgaaagatgACAGTACAGAAATAGAtaaccaatatttttaaaaatggctagattaaaaggatttgttcgaattatcatttttttaatagttatacaaaaatttcaatttttatttcaactttggCGTAGCATTTTAAtttagctataattttttttgattatcgcatcatcgaaaaagaaaattttcttttctttttaaaagcctttcatacaacatttttttttattaagcgCCCCATatctattataataattattaatttttgtacaaccaatattttttatccgcattcagaaaattaatcaatCTCATAATcgacgatattaaaaaaaaaattaatattaaaactgaacAATGTGAAAAAATTACACTTGACGGTTTGTAGAATctagaattgaagaatttataaaagttttcNNNNNNNNNNNNNNNNNNNNNNNNNNNNNNNNNNNNNNNNNNNNNNNNNNNNNNNNNNNNNNNNNNNNNNNNNNNNNNNNNNNNNNNNNNNNNNNNNNNNTATTCaaattaaaacgttaaaaaatgtaattgttcatcttttaaatttcagcaatttttaaattagaaacatgaCGATGTGAAAAATttcgatgaaatttttaataaaaatgatatgaactattgaaaatttaatcatttacatTTAAACCGccgaaaaaaactaaaaaaaataaatagaatcatTAGTAATAGCACTGCAAAATTTTCTTTGTGGTATtacgaataaattttaaaaaatgtcaaaaaatattccCGCCATTAGGCAagccaattgaaaatgttcaaattttttattttttagtatatggaaaaaaacttttttgggtaAAGTTTATGgaagtaaatataatattaaaaaaaaaaaaaattacgaaaaatggcACTTTGTTGATTTGTACTTAAAGATGTAAAGAaaggtttttgttttttatttttttaatgatatttttaagttttagttttaaaatattttttgcagatcctgaaaattgatccatttttacacagaatcagtaaaaaatataacaaatttttggttgaagcttaaaaatatttacgtgtttctttagtttattaaaaacataataaattgtttgaacatttttttagcaactttaagtataaattaaaagagtatttcgtaattttttgaaatattatattttgactcaaaaatgttgttcttacttttttctgtttaaggtattttaaaattatttatttatttaagactttataaaaataataatttagatttgtaacagtttaatttgtttaattagaaattacatttacaaacaaaatattttttctattttttgcggatcttgtgtaaaaatggctcatattattttttcaacttcacgtacaaattaacaaaattgcatttctttttatttttttaaatattataattccacaaaaaatttcttCCCTTTTTCGTCTACCTTTATTCACTACCACACACTTaaacaaccaaaatttaaaaaataaattatttttcaaacaaaaaattaaaaatttttcaatcaacttGCCCAAtggtgagaaatttttaaaaaatttattcgtaGTGTCCCAATATAGACTTTCTTTTACAATGGAGTATCTTAAAatggaattaattattttataaagaaatgaaaaaaaaatcttatgatGTTGAACTACAAACTATTTTGTAGGTTAAAATTGCCGATAAAACaaaagcttatttaaaaaattacctacaATGAATACTTTCCTAAGTATTCAACACAAATTTATGAGGACGAAAAAATGGAGAATGTACAGCaagtatctaaaaaattataacgaaaaaaatatgGATAAATTGAAGCAATTCGAACAATTATTGTACAAGAAGCTAATTTACGTAAAAAGATCCAAAACCTtgcttttattaattgaaaacattttttcataaagcaatataaaaaaaggtttgatgttataataaattaagtttttttgaagcAGTGAACGTaacaaattgataattaaataatcaaaacaaaagtaataaacataacctacaaaaataATAAGGCATTGTACTCACGCATTTACGAAGAAAAGAGACATCTTTTATCCGTTTTTACACAAgagtgtaaaaaataataagtattttataAGTTGCTATACATTGCAATATTTTTGGTCctgaaaaactgattttctggGGAACAAATAAAGTCCGTAGGACGCGAATGTTGTTTCGTTACCTCGCTCTCATTCGCTCTTATCTGGCACAATCTGGCTCTTTGCTTTCGCAAAATGCGcagaaattaaaatagttttttcgcGCATCGACAGACGGCGTGGCGGGAATTAGGTATttaagttgtgacgtcagctggcaagatgtctgcacaccGAGGGCCAGCCGACAGATACCATTTCgaagattttcattttcatttgaaaatttgtaactatttggtgaaaattagttttattcttGTTGACATtagttgaataaaaatgtaactatttatttttttatcgagaatttatatttttttgttgaaatatcaaccattttgttgaaaattcttgtattttaataaaaattcttcactttgaaaattaaacgttttggttacaaaatgacgtcttctttagttgaaaattgaactatttttttgaaaattcgttttcttttgctttaaaatgtatggttttccagatgaaaattaatctatttttggttgaaaattcatttcattggttgaaaattgaactattatgataaacatttatttatttaaaattaatttttaatctggaaaCTTCATTATGTACTAAAATGatcagtaaacattttttttagttgaaaaatcatctttttcgtaacaaattatttttatggtttgaaaattcatctttttggttcaataaaattattgttattatcattatttgataatgcaactattttggtgaaatttagctttttttgttgaaacatcaaccatttggtagaagatttttatatttttatgaaaactcctctctttgaaaattaatctttttggcgacaaaatgatttctttggtggaaaattgaactattttttgaacatttgttttcttttgctttaaaatatatgtttttttcagttgaaaattcatctatttttggctgaaaattcatttctttggttgaaaattgaactattatgatgaacatttatttatgaatttgttAGTCTGGAAACTTCATTATATGTACTAAAATGGtcagtaatcatttttttagttgaaaattcatcttgttgataaaaaattaattttcttgtttgaaaattaatctttttggttcaataaaattattattattatgattattattattattattattattattattatatgataattcaactattttagtgaaatgaagctttttttgttgaaaattcaactatcttgttgaaactaatttttcttcaaaaggttaaaaaatggttgaaaatttactgactttgttaaaaattccttttttttaattgaaaataatttttttagctgaacatttaacttcaatttaaaaatgtttaatttttttagataaaaattcgtcttagggttcgtccataaattacgtaaattaaactattttgttgagatttcttatttttggcccataaggaaaaaaaaatatttgaaagttcacTGATTTTGTtgaggttatttttttttaatttagttttttcttttttttaatatctaacttccattaattggaaattttaagtttttcgattaaaaattcatttctttcgttaaaaaatgaactattttatggacactttttcagttcaaaattaatttctttacggaaaaattaagctattccatttttggttgaaaaatatttttttgtttaaaattaaactataatggttaaaaattcgtctcgattcgttaaaaatgattctttttggtaaaaaaatcatttctttggttaagacTATTACTTTTGCAATTTCgtttctcttttgcttgaaaattgaaatttttcactggaaagttaatatattttggttaaaaattaattttgtttttgttgaaaattaaaccattttgttgagatttcttttttttttttttgcttaaaagggtaaaaaatgtttgacaatttactgatgttgttgaaaattattatttttataactggaTATCTAACttccattattttgaaaaattaaacttttctctgaaaattcatgtctttcgtaaaaaattgctctattttattgaaacccttttattcagttcaaaattaattttttttactggaaatttggttgaaaattattattttttttactgaaaattttacttatcCACTttggttcaaacaaatttttttagtcggaaattcatttctttagtaaaaaattcaactattttattaaaactcttttttttcaattcaaaattacttttttttactgaaaattaaactactccatttttggtaaattttttgttgttggaaattcaagtacataattaaaaatctgtatatttgttaaaaattcaattttttgttgtttttgctaaaacttagattttttaaaattattcgtacgctgaaaaattaactatttcatttttatttaaaaattgatttttttagttaaaaattcaactatgtcgtggaatattcatatattttgttgtaaatttgtctctttttatgtaaaatatttgtgGTTGTAATTCGTAATTTTGAACATTAggttctttggttgcaaattaatatcctattttgtttaattagatttttttgttataactgaaaattttaaggttgaactattttgtgaaaattgaatttactatctgaaatttttacttttccatttttcgttgaaatttatttttagctagaaatttatttttatagttgagaattaaaaaatattgttgaaaattcgattttgctGTTGCttcaaaatttcctctttttagttgaaaattgaactgtgagACAGAGCATTTATCGCTGTTGGCAGGAAATACCTGATAGaaggcgcgaaatttaaattttaaataactcgaTTTTAAGTCATTCGTAAATATGTGAGTTTATATCTATCCCAGCTTCATCAATCAAGTTTGGAAGATTTTCGCTATTAGTACTAAAAAGCAGGACGACTCAcggccttaaaattaatttcttctaaaagatttctttattagaaatttatgtacatttttcataaaattagaatTAACTATGCATTGTTTTGTAGCTGCACAACTTGAGAAAAACGTGATTTAAAACTTCCTTTGCAGTCATTTTTTCCGAATTGGAAATTCTCACAATTCCGCCAAATTCGCGAATGTAATAATCGAGTTCTTTTTCATCAAGAGGATCCTTCGTTGCCATGTATTTATTTGTCAGTTGAGAGAGTTTCAAGAAATCGGAACTAAAAGCTTCATCTAAATCAAAAAGTTCCAAAGCTGGCGGCGGAAGTTCCTGGAAACTGGGTGGAAAAAcctaaaagaaatattaaaaaattttgttttcttccttcatctaaatttaatttaaatttaattaattttctatttaatttatgcaattttttctcatttatattattatattatatttaccgaTGCTTGAGTGGGTGGCAGGGGAGTTTCAAAATTTGGAGCAATCAAACTCAAAGGCTCGTGAATTACATTCAGAACTTCGTACGCTTTGATAGCAGCCGGTACCATATTTAAATTGacagaataaaaacttcttttaaataattttgtatattctCGAGGCATGTCGATATTTTCCAAATCTTGAGTGCAAACTTTTGGCTCATCTGCTCTCTGAGTTATATCTGGTACGAAATTATATTCCCAGTACTGAACAATCAaaacaaaactattatttaattatttatttaaaaattaaatgttgtcaggacaaaaatttaattaaaaaatgttaataaatgtattttccaTCTGGTCTGGAATTCCGTTAAATATTTTCTACATTGATGGTAACTATCTTTGATGTAAAACAGATTCCTTTACATTATCCATTTGAAATATtagtttacttaaattttttaatgcaaccgttaaaaaatatagttgagttaatttttaaactgtagcTCACATCAACATCTTCGTGGTGAATATCAGTTGTGGAAACGGCCTCTgaatcgaaaaattcaaaaatcatttccCGAAgggaatcatttttttctttttctaaataagcGTCAGTAAACATTCTCGAGGATCCGAGAACCACCAATTTTCCAGAATTggtttttgaggaataataagcACAGACTGGTCTATTTGTAGGAATTGCAATCGATCCACTGGAAAGTGCTACTCCAGATGGAGAAGCTACGTTCAAAGTTGCTCCATAtggataaagaaattttaatcctctgtaaaattcctttgaatattaattcagacaaaaaaaaaatcgtttttttttcataataaaaaatcttacatttGCTCGTccctatttttcagaaaaagggaCTTATTCGAAAATCCCTGAGAAATTATACATTCTTTTGGATGCAGAGTCTGACTGTAATTCATTCTTACAACAGtgtctaaaaaataaatacatttttactgtAATTATAtacaacaattcttttttgtaatttatagtgTATATGATCTGTCTAGAATAAATTCGAAATCTCTTTTgagtaaagaataatttaataatttttaaatacatttttt includes:
- the LOC117172374 gene encoding mitotic-spindle organizing protein 1-like, with protein sequence MENIYNGERLLPNMPEPVHHQVNAARKTFQTLHQIAKLLNTNLDPATLSICVRLCENGVNPQALATVVKELQKEIKALDSTPDDTGVSKTPSFK
- the LOC117171700 gene encoding intraflagellar transport protein 52 homolog, whose product is MTSVVGGGDSNTNLIIFDSSKNERKLNEEFKVLQRKLKTKWKFIENSEVLSQESLVSGKVLVLPGPRSKFTELEMNSIRSFINSGGNVLVMLGEGGEKKFNTNINFLLEEFGIMVNNDTVVRMNYSQTLHPKECIISQGFSNKSLFLKNRDEQIGLKFLYPYGATLNVASPSGVALSSGSIAIPTNRPVCAYYSSKTNSGKLVVLGSSRMFTDAYLEKEKNDSLREMIFEFFDSEAVSTTDIHHEDVDYWEYNFVPDITQRADEPKVCTQDLENIDMPREYTKLFKRSFYSVNLNMVPAAIKAYEVLNVIHEPLSLIAPNFETPLPPTQASVFPPSFQELPPPALELFDLDEAFSSDFLKLSQLTNKYMATKDPLDEKELDYYIREFGGIVRISNSEKMTAKEVLNHVFLKLCSYKTMHS